The sequence ATGGCCCTGAAATGGGAGGAACCGGCAGGTACATAAAATGTTCCTGCCGGTTGAGTATGAAAAATAAAAAGTCAATGTTAAAAGGGTGGGGTTCCTTTACAATATTTAGTATACGCGGAAAATATGACCGAAGTTTGACTAAGCCATAAACATTTCATAAAAAGACTAAAAGAATTATGAGAAATATTTGAAAAAACAGATAGCTTACTACTTTCGGCCTTGGAACAATGAATGAAAGAAGAGGTCGTCTCCTAGCTTTGCATATGATATAATGTAATTAGATGAAAACATGGTACCGTTCATAAGAGAAAGAAGGAATTTTATATGAAGTACTGGGAAGTTTATGAAAGTAAAATAGGACCTCTTACCATTCTATGTGATGATGAAGCGCTTCTAAGAATTGATTTTGGGCGGACGGAGCCTTTGAATGCCGTAAGGGAGCGGACAGAACTGATCCGGAGAGCAGAAGGCCAATTGGAGGAATATATGGCTGGAAAGAGAACAGTGTTTGATCTGCCTCTTAAGCCGGAGGGAACGGAATTTCAAAGAAAGGTTTGGAATGCTTTGTTGCTGATTCCATACGGAGAGACGAAAAGCTATAAGGATATTGCGGTCATGATTGATAATCCCAAAGGCTGCCGTGCGGTTGGCATGGCAAATAACCGCAATCCCATACCTGTCATCATTCCCTGCCACCGGGTGATAGGGGCCACCGGAAGCCTCATAGGATATGGCGGAGGCCTGGATATTAAAGTGAAGTTACTGGATCTGGAGCGCACAGAAGCTTCCTAATATAATTATTAAGAATTTTTGGTGATTCTTTCAGTTCCTTTAATCCCCTATACATTTGATGCAGATAATGTTATAATCCTCATCGTCACCAGGAATGAGTTTGATGATAATGAGGAGTGATTAAAATGAGAAAAAACAAAATGTTGGCAGTAATAGCCATCGCCATGGCAGTTATGATGGCGGCTACGGGCTGTGGATCAAAAGATAATGGGAAATCCTCGCAGGATAATCCTACAGAAGTAAGTGCTGCCGAGACGAAAGTAGCAGGTACAGATGAGACTACGTTAGGTGAGGATGAATCTGATAGTGAGGAAGACGGAACAAACGAAACCACCGAAACCACTGCTTCTGATGCAGGAAACTTAACTTCCGGCGTCTTTACATCGAAATCTGGAAAATATCAGATTACACCGCCCGAGGGCTGGACCATTGAAGACGATGGAGATGAAAGCTCAGTCGCATTCACCTCTCCCAATGGCAATGATCTGCTGGAAGTTGTCTATGTAGAAGGAGATGACGCCGACGGAGCCAGAGAAGTCTATCCGGCTACCATGGAAGAATACAAGGAATTTGTCAGCCGTGGTGAGGATATGGAATTTGTCCGCTATAATGTAGAAAACGGCAGCGACGGAAGCCAGACATTCCGCTATGCAATCCGGTATAAGACGAATCAGGATGGAGTCCGTTATTATGCAATTTCCGGTTCCTACAATGCTGCTACGAAGAAGTACATCAGTGCAGCAGGAACGATTGAATCACCGGACACTGCGGTAGAAGGTCAGATTGAAGCAGCACTGGATACTTTAAAACTGAAATAAAACTGAAAAGTAAGATAAGAATTAAACAGGGGCAAAAGCAGGAATATCTGCTTTTGCCCCTGTTTTTACAGTTTTATAAGGGTGCCGTTAAGGAGTGGCACATCCTCCTCCTGGTGGGTGCTTATGATGACAAGCTTGTCACGGGTCTTTTCTTTGATGTATTGAATTACGGTTCGTTTTGTGTTCTCATCAAGACCGGTAAAGGGTTCGTCCATTAAAATCATATCACAAGGGACTGACAAGGCTCTTACAATGGCAACCCGGCGCTTCATTCCCCCGCTTAAGGTAGACACGGGGCGGGACAAGGCCTCTTCCGGAAGAAGCCTTAAAAGCTCTTCTCTGGCCTGTTTTCTGCTTCGGGAGGAACGACCGGGGATTACCATGGTAATGTTGTCTACCGGGGTAAATGACTCACACAGACGGTTCTCCTGAAACACGGCGGAGGCTCTTGTGCCCTGAAGTCCTTCCATGGATCCGGAGTCGGCCTCTTCTAGTCCCAGAAGGATCCGGAAGAATGTGGTTTTTCCGGATCCTGAGGATCCCATGAGACAGTAGACCTGGCCGGAATGAAGGGATAGATTTACCTGCATAAATACTTTAAGAGTCCCAAAGGATTTGGACAGATGATTTACCTTTAATTCCATGGATCAGACCTCCTTTCTTTTATGGGATTTCCGGCCGGGACTTGCAAGGTTTAAAAGCCATAAAAAGAATTTTTCAAAAAGGGCGCTAATGACGATAATAACCAGGGTCCAGGCAAAAAGGTCCGCAGTACTTAAATAAATTTTTGCCATATAGAGTTTTTCGCCGATGGAATGGCTTGGGACGCCGATCACCTCGGCGGCAACCCCGGATTTCCAGCCCATGCCCAAAGCCACCCTGCAGCCGCTTATGAGGTAGGGAAGAAGGGCGGGGCGGTATATATAAAGGAGCTTCTTTTTGCCTTGCATACGGAACACCCGGGCCATTTCCAAAAGCTTTGGATCGGTACTCATAAATCCTGCTATGGTATTTATGTAAATGATGGGGAATACCACAAGAAAGGCGATAAAAACGGACAAATTTTCAGAACCTACCCAGATCAGGGCCAGTATGACAAAGGAAGCTACCGGAACCGATTTTATCAGGGACATAAGCGGTTCCAGCAAATCCCTTAAAAGGGGGAAACGCCATGCAGCTCCCCCGGCCAGGATTCCTGAGCCAAAGGCCATAAGGAATCCAAGGCTTATCTTTCCAAAGGAGAGGGCAATGGTTAGCCAGAAGCCGGACTTGGCCCCCTGGACCCATAAAGCCTGGATCACCTCCAAAGGGCCTACCAGTATGATGCTGTTGTGCACGGACAGGCTTACTGCCTGCCACGCAAGAAGCCAGAGAAAGATGATACCGGCCTTTTTAGCCGGGAGGGCTGTTGGTTTCATAATGGGATTCTCCTTATAAAGCTTTACCTTTATTATGGCATATAGTAGAAGTCATCGGCTGGCAGTGTTCCGCCTACGGAAGACGGCTCCATATCGAAAAGAACTTTTAAGTATCCGCTAAGCAGAGATTTCATCTGGTCTCCGTCTACATAGGTGATGCTGCAGTATGGGATGGCCTTTTCAGCAACCGGGGCTTTTTCAATGATTCCGGCAGCAGCCACCAGAGCTGCGGTTTCGGCTACATTGGCATTGGCAAATTCCGCAGATTCCTTATGTTCCGCCATAAAGGTGGCAATGGCATCCCCATGGTCTTTGATCACGTCATTCCGGCAGATGGTAACCCCGGTCACCAGACTGCCGCCGCTTTCACCGGCTGTGGCATCCCACTCCTTTGTTAAGTCAAGAACCATTTTAAGGGAGTCATTCTGAGCCATGGCAGCTGTTACAAAGGGTTGGGGAAGAAGACCTACTGCATCAGGCTTTTCCTTCAGGATAGAAACGACCTCAGCGGCTTCGGATTTATATTCCAGGGTTACGTCGTCAGCGGTTAAGCCGCTGGCTTTAAGCACATGCTGAAGGGCATAGTCCGGTGTGGTTCCCTTGCCGGTCAAGTAAACGGTCTTACCCTTTAAGTCTGCGGCTGTTTTAATGGAATCATCGGCGGATACCCCGTAGAGAACACCCAGGGTGTTAATATCCAGGACGGTCACCTCATGATTGGTTTTGTTATAAATAATAGAGGCCATATTGGCAGGTACAAGGGCGACATCCAATTCTTTGCTTACAATTTTTCCAAGGAGTTCGTCAGCAGCGGTTACCATGGTAAAATCATAGGAGCCTTCTGCATTGCCTTTTTCAGACTGGTCCATCAGCTTTACAAGGCCCATAGAGGTAGGCCCTTTTAAGGAACCGATCTTTAAGGTATAACGATCAGCAGGTTCTTGGGCTTTTGACGTTTCTTCTGCTGTCTCAGAGGTGGATTCCTTTTCAGAGACTGATGTTGCCTGGGGGTTTTCAGCGCCGCCCTTTGCACAGCCGGAGAGTACGGCAGCCGTTACGGCAAACGCCATCAATAGGGATAATGTTTTTTTCATAATGATCCTCACTTTCTGTCCGTACCTGTTATAGTTCTTTTTTCTTTACGTCCATCAAAAAATCCCACACCAAAAGGCATGGGATATCCGGTTTACGTATTCTCCTCGCCTTCGCCGTCAGGGATCCTTCCGGGTTAGTACGAACACCTTCAGTATATCATTATTCCCCCATATTTGTCAAAATATAGATACAGATATATTGGCAGATGTGGTATACTGTATATACCTATGACGATCAAGTCTGACGGTAACAATGAAAGGAGAAAATGGTATATGAATGAAGTATATGCAAAGCTTAAAAATTGTTTGGAAAGTGTGCGGGAGAAGACTGACTTTGTCCCGGAGATAGCTCTGATCCTGGGGTCCGGCCTTGGGGAATATGCAGAGGAGATAAAGGTTGAGACCTCCATTGATTATAAAGACATTGAAGGATTTCCGATTTCAACGGTGGCAGGCCATAAAGGAAGGTTTGTATTCGGATATGTAAATGATGTTCCGGTGGTTATCATGCAGGGACGGGTTCATTTTTATGAGGGATATCCAATGACGGATGTGGTGCTTCCGGCCAGGCTTATGGGACTTTTAGGAGCAAAGGTCCTGTTTTTAACCAATGCCTGCGGCGGTGTTAACAAAGAGTTTAAGGCGGGTGATTTCATGCTCATAAGGGATCATATCGCGAGCTTTGTTCCGTCTCCGTTAATTGGGGCAAATTTAGAAGAGCTGGGACCCAGATTCCCGGATATGAGTGATGTTTATAGCAGAGAGCTTCAGCAGACCATCAGAGAGGCTGCAGGAGGAGAAGAAATCGGCCTTAGAGAGGGTATTTACATGCAGCTTTCCGGTCCGGCGTATGAATCTCCGACAGAGGTACAGATGTGCCGCATTCTGGGAGCTGATGCGGTAGGAATGAGCACAGCCTGTGAAGCAGTTGCAGCAAACCACATGGGGATGAAGGTTTGCGGCATTTCCTGTATCACCAATATGGCCTGCGGCATTACGGATCAGCCTTTAAGCCATGGAGAGGTACAAGAGACGGCAGACCGGGTTGCACCTTTGTTTAAAAGATTGATTACGGCATCTATTACAAAGATCGCAGGTAAATAAAAGGAGGAGTTTCTTATGGATCGGTTGTTAGCTGAACGGGTTTTGGCAGCATCAGGGGCAAAAAAGGCGTCCCTGGTGCTAAAGAATGCCAGGGTGGTCAATGTTTTTACGGCTGAGCTGGAAAACGGAGATATTGCCATCGAGGAAGGTTACATAGTAGGAGTTGGAGAATATGAGGGACAGACAGAGATCGAGCTGGGGGGCGCGGTGGTTTGTCCAGGACTGATTGACGGCCATATTCACCTGGAAAGCTCCATGGTTGCACCGGGAGAATTTGAACGCTCTGTGGTGCCTCATGGGACTCAGGCGGTTATTACGGATCCTCACGAGATCGCCAATGTGGCGGGAGCGGAAGGGATCCGCTTTATGATGGAGCGGACGAAGGGACTTACCCTTGATGTGTATTTCATGCTCCCCTCCTGTGTACCGGCAACAGGACTGGATGAATCGGGTGCTGTCCTGGCGGCTGAGAATCTTTCCCCTCTCTATGAAGAGGAGCGGGTGCTGGGCCTTGCAGAGCTTATGAACTCCTACGGAACCGTAAGGGCAGACCGTGGAATCCTTGATAAGATAGAGGAGGCCAGGAACAGGAATCTCTTAATTGACGGTCATGCTCCCGGGCTTACCGGCAGGGAGCTTAATGCCTATGTGACTGCCGGAGTGCAGTCGGACCATGAATGCTCCGATTGGGAAGAGGCCGTGGAAAAGCTTAAGAGAGGCCAGTGGATCATGATCCGGGAGGGCACGGCAGCCAGGAATTTAAATGCCCTTATGCCCCTGTTTAAGGAGCCGTATTACCACCGCTGCATGCTGGTTACTGATGACAAGCATCCAGGGGATTTGATCCGGCTGGGGCATTTAGACTATATCATTAAGAAGGCCATTAGCCTGGGTGCTGATCCGGTTCATGCGGTCATGATGGCATCCCTTCATCCGGCTGGGTATTTCGGGCTTCGGGATGTAGGAGCCGTTGCACCGGGATATAAGGCAAACTTTATTGTTGTTTCCGATCTCAATGAATTTGAGGTAAAGCAGGTATATAAAAATGGAAAGCTGGTGGCGGAAAACGGAGCAATGAAGGAGGAAATCCTTGCAGCTGAAGAACGGAGCGTGGAAACGCCTGTCAGAGTGGGAGATTCCTTCCATTTAGACGAGATTCGTCCGGAAGATTTCCATATAAAGAAAAAAGGCAATACCATCCGGGTAATTTGTCTCACTCCCGGAGAGCTTACCACCAAATCCCTTTTGGCCCCATGGGTAGAAAAGGTGGGGGTCGCTCCCGGCGTCAACATTGAGCAGGACATCGTGAAAATGGCAGTGCTGGAACGCCATCATAATACCGGCCATATGGGACTCGGCTTTTTAGGGGGGTATGGCTTAAAACGGGGCGCAGTGGCCACCAGCATTGCCCACGATTCCCATAACCTGATTGTTGCAGGGACCAATGATGAAGATATGGCTCTTGCTGCCAACATTGTGAGGAAGAACCGGGGCGGCCTGGCGGTCGTGGCCGATGGAAAGCTTTTAGGTGAGCTGCCTCTTCCCATTGCAGGTCTTATGAGCGAGGAGCCGGCTGAATGGGTGGATGAAAAGCTGGAAGAACTAAAGGCCCAGACTAGAAGTCTTGGAATCGGTGACAGCATCGATCCTTTCATGACCCTTGCTTTTGCAAGCCTTCCGGTAATTCCCGAGCTGCGGCTGAATACATATGGCCTTATTGACGTAGAGAAACAGGAGATTTTAGAGACAATTATTTCCTGTATGTGAAAAAGAACAGGAAATCGGTAAAAAAATATTGATAGAAATATAACGATGTGCGATAATGTTCCAAAAGGGCAATTGAATGTAAGGTAATAAATTTGGAGGGAGAATATTCATGAGAGTAACAATATGTATAGGTAGCGCATGTCATTTAAAGGGTTCCAGAGATATCATCGCACAGCTGCAGACCCTTGTGAAGGAGAACCACCTGGAGGATAAGGTGGATCTAAACGGGTCTTTTTGCTGCGGCGATTGTGTAAATGGCGTCTGTGTGACCGTGGAAGGTCAGTTATACTCTTTAAAACCAGAAGAAACAAAGGAGTTTTTTGACAAAGAGATCATGGGGAGGCTGTAATCATGGGAATCATTGATTTCAAGGCTACTAAATGCAAACATTGCTATAAATGTATTCGTAATTGCGAAGTCAAGGCAGTCATGATTAAAGATGAGCGGGCTGAAATTATGCCGGATAAGTGCATTTTATGCGGAAAATGCATGCAGGTATGTCCTCAGTCAGCAAAAACTCTCATAAGTGATCTGGATCTGGTAAAGAGTTACATTGACGCAGGGATCCGGACGGTTATCTCCCTGGCACCATCTTATATGGGATTGTTAAACTATAAGACCATCGGCCAGGTTAACGGTGCGCTGCGGAAGCTGGGATTTTATGACGTAAGGGAGACTTCGGAAGGGGCGGCTGTTGTAACAGCGGAATATGCCAGGCTTTTAAGTGAAGGGAAGATGGAGAACATCATCACCACCTGCTGCCCCAGCGTCAATGATTTGATCGAGATTTATTACCCCCAGCTGATTCCACATATGGCTCCTGTGGTATCTCCTATGATTGCCCATGGAAAGATGTTAAAAGAAGAACTGGGAACTGAGGTAAAGGTGGTTTTCCTTGGACCGTGCATCGCAAAGAAAAAGGAAGCTGGAGACCCCCGTCATGATGGCTATATTGATGCTGTCCTGAATTTCAATGATATTTCCAGGTGGCTTTCTGAAGAGGAAATCACCATTGAAGACTGCGAGGATATCCCGTTTGTAAGGAACCCCAGAATCAACCGCCTTTATCCGGTTACCAATGGAGTGGTAAATTCTGTTCTGGCCACGGAAGAGGAACGGGATGGATACCGGAAATTTTATGTCCATGGCTGCCTCAACTGCATGGATTTGTGCGAAAGCATGCTGCGGGGAGGAATTAAGGGCTGCTTTATTGAGATGAATATGTGCTCTGGCGGCTGCATCAAGGGTCCCACCGTAGAGGACGAGAACGTATCCAGATTCAAGATCAAGCTGGATATGGAGGAATCCATTGAAAAGGATCCGGTACCAAGGGAGGAGCTGGCCCCTGTTATGGAACGACTCTCCTTTCGGAAGCTGTTCCTGGACCGTGCACCCAAAGATGCCATGCCAACTGAAGTCCAGATTCAGGAGATATTAAAAATGACCGGAAAGACCAGGCCGGAGGATGAATTAAACTGCGGCGCCTGCGGTTATTCCACCTGCCGGGAAAAGGCCATAGCGGTTTTCCAGAAAAAGGCAGAGCTTAATATGTGCATTCCATTTATGCATGAAAAATCAGAGTCATTATCCAATCTCGTGATGCAAACCTCTCCCAATATTGTTCTGATCGTGGATAAAGATATGAAAATTTTAGAGTATTCTGCAGTGGGAGAAAAGTATTTTGGAAAAACCAGGCAGGAAGCTTTGACCATGTATTTATATGAACTCATTGATCCTTCAGATTTCCAGTGGGTTTATAATACCCACCAGAAGATCCATGGAAAAAAGGTGACTTATGGGGAATACCATATTTCCACTCTTCAGAATATTCTTTACATTGAAAAAGAAGATGTGGTATTAGCCACCTTCATAGATATCACCAAAGAGGAAGAACAGGCAAAACAGGACTACGAACAGAAACTGGAAACCATTGCCCTGGCACAGAAGGTCATTCACAAGCAGATGATGGTGGCCCAGGAAATTGCTGGTCTCTTAGGGGAAACCACGGCGGAGACCAAGACTACCTTAACGAAGCTTTGCAGATCCTTACTGGATGAGGGAAATGAAGGTGAGGTTAAGTGATGGGGGTTACCGTAGATGTTGCATACACAAGCCTGAATAAATTCAAGGAAGTATTGTGCGGAGATAAGGTTGAACTTTTGCAGACCGAGGATTCCAATATTATGATACTCGCCGACGGTATGGGCAGCGGGGTAAAGGCCAACATTCTGGCCACCATGACCTCCAAGATTTTAGGAACCATGTTTCTAAACGGTGCGACCCTGGAAGAGTGTGTGGAAACCATTGTGGAGACCCTTCCGGTATGTCAGGTGCGCCAGGTAGCCTATTCCACCTTCAGCATCCTTCAGGTGTTTCATGACGGTGAAGCCTATCTGGTAGAATTTGATAATCCCGGCTGTATCTTCATCAGGGATGGGAGCCTGGTTTCCATACCGCGAAACACCAGGGTTATCAGGGATAAAAAAATCAATGAGTACCGTTTTAAGGTGAGAAAAGGGGACGCGTTGATCCTGATGAGTGACGGGACCATCCATGCAGGAGTGGGGAAGCTCCTGAATTTTGGCTGGCTGTGGGAGGATGTTGCTTCTTATGCGGTGAAGCAGTACCACCTGACCATATCTGCAGCTCGTCTGGCTACTGCGTTAACCAGTGCCTGTGATGAACTGTATCAGTACCGGCCTGGCGATGATACCACGGTTGCCGTTATGAGGATCATTGACCGTAAGCCGGTGCATTTGATGACAGGCCCGCCCAGGAAGACGGAGGACGACTTCGTGATGGTGAGTGATTTTCTGTCAGGAGATGATACCGCTAAGAAAGTCGTCTGCGGAGGAACCAGTGCTAATATTGTTTCCAGGGTAACTGAAAGGGAGCTGTCTGTTTCTCTGGATTACAATGATCCGGACATTCCGCCAATCGCTTATATTGACGGTATTGAGCTGGTTACGGAAGGTGTTTTGACATTAAATAAAGTTTTAAAGCTTTTAAGGCGTTATGTGATGAATGAATCCGTCACGGAGGATTTTTTTCTGGAGTTAGATAAGCCAAATGGAGCTTCCATGGTGGCGAAGATGATCATTGAGGATTATACGGAGCTTAAGTTATACGTGGGAATGGCAATTAACAGCGCTTATCAGAATCCTGGCCTGCCCTTTGATTTGGGGATCCGCCAGAATCTTGTGGAGCAGTTAAAGCACGTAGTGGAAGAAATGGGGAAAAGGGTTACGGTAACCTATTATTGAATTTGGATAGATATTCACAGAACCACGATACGTGGAAGTTACAAGGAGGAAGAATATGGCAACAAATGATGCGACATTACTTCGCATAAAGCATCAGGTTTTAAATGAAGTGGCGAAACTTGCATGGGAGGGAAAGCTGGAGGAGAAAAGAAATGAGATTCCCTATGATATCATTCCAGGTCCCAAGGCCCAGTTCCGCTGCTGCATTTACAGGGAACGGGAAATCATCAGAGAGAGAATCCGCCTGGCGGAAGGTCTCTGCCCCAGCGGAAGGGATACGAAGAACGTCGTTCAGGTAATCAGCTCTGCCTGTGAAGACTGTCCCATCGCCCGGTATGTGGTAACCGATAACTGCCAGCTGTGTATGGGTAAGGCGTGCCAGGGTTCCTGTAATTTTGGCGCCATCAGCATGGGACGTGATCGTGCTTATATTGATCCTGATAAATGCAAGGAATGCGGCAAGTGTTCCCAGGCATGTCCTTATAACGCCATAGCAGATCTGACCCGTCCCTGTAAGAAAAGCTGTCCGGTGGATGCCATCACCATGGACGAGAACGGCATTGTAGTCATTGACGAAAGCAAATGCATCCAGTGCGGAGCCTGCATTCATGGCTGCCCCTTTGGCGCCATTGATTCCAAGACATTCCTGGTGGATGTGATTAATCTTATTAACGCCGGGAAACGGGTGGTTGCCATGGTCGCTCCGGCGACAGAAGGCCAGTTCGGCCCGGAAATCACCATGGCAAGCTGGAGAACCGCTTTAAAGAAAATCGGTTTCCAGGATATGGTTGAGGTTGCCCTTGGCGGCGATCTGACCGCTGCAGCAGAAGCGGCGGAATGGGCAGAGGCTTTTAAGGAAGGCAAGAAGATGACGACCTCCTGCTGTCCGGCATTTGTGAACATGATTAAACAGCATTATCCTATGCTCCTTGAGAATATGTCCACCACCGTATCCCCTATGTGCGCTGTATCAAGAATGCTGAAGGAAAAGGACCCGGAGACGATCACCGTATTCATCGGGCCGTGTATTGCTAAGAAAAGCGAAACCCTGGATTTAAATATTAAAGACAACGCGGATTATGCCCTGACCCTGGGAGAAATTCAGGCAATGATGGCATCAAAGGGCGTAGAGCTTTTGCCGGAAGAAAACACCTACCAGGCAGGATCCGTATTCGGTAAGCGTTTTGGAAATGGAGGCGGTGTGACTGCGGCTGTTCTGGAATGCTTAAAGGAGACGGGAGAAAGTACGGATATCGAAGTCCTTAAATGCAATGGAGCGGCTGAGTGCAAGAAGGCTCTGATGCTTCTTAAGATTGGTAGGCTTCCAGGAGACTTCATAGAAGGAATGGCATGTGTGGGAGGCTGTGTAGGCGGTCCCAGCAGGCATAAGAGTGAGAATGAAGCAAAGAAAGCCCGTGATTTGCTGATCAAACAGGCGGATGGAAGAGAAGTTCACGAGAACTTACGAAACCAGGGCCTTGAAGAAGTAGCGATGCACAGACATTAACAAAAAGGCTATGGGTGTTCCCTTTTTTATCGGGAACACCCATAGCCTTTTTTATTTACATTCCTGCGTACTGGCTCTTAACTTTCGTAAGTTTCTGCTGTTCTGCCTGATCTGTGGTATACCATCCCTTTGCGGACATTTTCTTGTAGATATCGCCCTGCATGCACAGGCTGTCGCTTAATGCGGTGTCAAATGCCTGATGTACGTTCATGGTAGGGGATTCGATGGTTCCATGCAGGTATAAGTCACACACTCCTTTTGTGGTGTGGAGCAGGTTTTCCATAATACACTTGTCATCCATATGTGATTCCTCCTTACACTAAGTTATAGAAGCTGTCAAAAATCTGCTGGTGCTTCTGCATAAGCTGCTGCGCACAAGCTTTTAATTCAGGATCCTGAAGATTCTGCGTTGCTTGCTGGCATTGGGTTTTTAAAAATTGCTCATGGCCAAGAGCATCTTCAATATAATTTAATTCTTTTGGGCTCATATGATATTCCCTCCATTGTTATACTATCCTCCGGTGTGTTTTCCCGGAAGACAGTATTAATATGGACGTTTTATGGAAATCCATGCATAACAACGGAAATAATTCATTAACAGGGAGTAGAATCCTTGATATTTTTTATGATTCCTTATAATTGCCATAACTTGTATAAATTTCTTTCACAACCTCATAAGAAAGTTTGTGCCTTCTGTATTCGTCGACGATTCCCTTATTATTCATTGTCCTTGGGCGGTTAAGGAACCATTCTTCACTAATTCTGACATCGCAGAACTGCCAGATATACAGTCCCGACGAAC is a genomic window of Lacrimispora sphenoides containing:
- a CDS encoding spore coat protein; its protein translation is MDDKCIMENLLHTTKGVCDLYLHGTIESPTMNVHQAFDTALSDSLCMQGDIYKKMSAKGWYTTDQAEQQKLTKVKSQYAGM
- a CDS encoding 4Fe-4S dicluster domain-containing protein; translation: MATNDATLLRIKHQVLNEVAKLAWEGKLEEKRNEIPYDIIPGPKAQFRCCIYREREIIRERIRLAEGLCPSGRDTKNVVQVISSACEDCPIARYVVTDNCQLCMGKACQGSCNFGAISMGRDRAYIDPDKCKECGKCSQACPYNAIADLTRPCKKSCPVDAITMDENGIVVIDESKCIQCGACIHGCPFGAIDSKTFLVDVINLINAGKRVVAMVAPATEGQFGPEITMASWRTALKKIGFQDMVEVALGGDLTAAAEAAEWAEAFKEGKKMTTSCCPAFVNMIKQHYPMLLENMSTTVSPMCAVSRMLKEKDPETITVFIGPCIAKKSETLDLNIKDNADYALTLGEIQAMMASKGVELLPEENTYQAGSVFGKRFGNGGGVTAAVLECLKETGESTDIEVLKCNGAAECKKALMLLKIGRLPGDFIEGMACVGGCVGGPSRHKSENEAKKARDLLIKQADGREVHENLRNQGLEEVAMHRH